The Medicago truncatula cultivar Jemalong A17 chromosome 4, MtrunA17r5.0-ANR, whole genome shotgun sequence genome includes a region encoding these proteins:
- the LOC25494317 gene encoding acyl carrier protein 3, mitochondrial, which translates to MQSIKKSILSHVNLRRSAERWFLAKDDNVLMHFRCRCSSAGASSDPILDRVIRRVKKYDKINAAKVTETADFQKDLNLDSLDRVELVMALEEEFSIEIPDEKADKLTCCTDVAKYIASEADQKI; encoded by the exons ATGCAAAGCATAAAGAAATCTATACTGAGTCATGTGAACTTGAGAAGATCAGCTGAAAGATGGTTTTTGGCCAAGGATGATAATGTGCTTATGCATTTTAGATGTCGGTGCTCTTCAGCAGGTGCCAGCTCCGATCCGATACTAGACCGAGTAATCAGACGGgtcaaaaaatatgataaaattaatgcaGCAAAG GTTACTGAAACAGCCGATTTTCAAAAGGACTTAAACCTGGACAGCTTGGATAGGGTTGAGCTTGTTATGGCTCTCGAAGAAGAATTTTCCATAGAAATTCCTGATGAGAAAGCAGATAAGCTTACTTGCTGTACCGATGTTGCAAAGTACATAGCCTCTGAAGCTGACCAAAAAATTTAG
- the LOC25494318 gene encoding uncharacterized protein yields the protein MSNLSGNNVFVMLFSLCLLLLLLLNIVVGSPPSSASGVEDYQNLFGLSSREEVVEIAGYGEEKLSTVLITGSLHCDGPNNNHHSNAWPIPGALVSVNCQSHATERTGKAMVANGVTDEFGDFMVDLPSYLHAIPNLEKICRVKVHKIPKGSLCRPARHVNKQKGLLKLSTIGNGIRTYDAGTIRIQHSASELVRASPRKDIGEIKE from the exons ATGAGCAACTTGAGTGGCAACAACGTTTTTGTGATGTTGTTTTCcctttgtttattattattattattgcttaATATTGTGGTAGGATCTCCTCCATCATCAGCATCAGGAGTTGAAGATTATCAGAATTTGTTCGGTTTATCAAGCAGAGAAGAAGTTGTGGAAATTGCTGGATATGGAGAGGAGAAGCTATCAACTGTACTCATTACTGGCTCACTTCATTGTGATGGAcctaataataatcatcattcaAATGCATGGCCAATACCAG GAGCTTTGGTTTCTGTAAACTGCCAAAGCCACGCTACCGAAAGAACAGGCAAAGCAATGGTAGCGAACGGTGTAACTGATGAATTTGGAGATTTTATGGTGGACCTCCCTTCCTACCTCCATGCTATTCCCAACTTGGAAAAAATATGCAGAGTGAAAGTTCACAAAATTCCAAAGGGATCACTCTGTAGACCAGCTCGACATGTCAACAAACAGAAGGGACTGCTTAAGCTCTCTACTATTGGGAATGGCATCCGAACCTATGATGCTGGAACCATAAGGATCCAACATTCAGCTTCTGAGCTAGTGCGCGCATCACCACGAAAAGATATAGGGGAAATTAAGGAgtag